The DNA segment CTCTCAGACTTACTCTTGCTCTGCATCCAAATAAAACAACCAAACAGGTCAACAGAAACAACTAGCTGTAAAGTGGGCAACAACAAGGTGTCTAGAAGGCTGGTGTGACACAAAACGGTTTCATTTGCAGTCCAAGTCCATCCATACATAAGTCACAAGATTTCAATAAATTATCTGTTCACACATGCTTCCAAGATACAAGCGTTAGTGTGGTTCATGAAGTTCACATAACAGAAGTCGCATTCACTGGTAGATGCAAGAATATATAAAAATTTCACAACCTGAAGACATCTGAATGCATTTTTACCATCAGTAGCACATGTTAGAATGAAAAAACTAAAAGTCACTCATGATATGCACAGTTATCCAGTCTCCTTGAATTCCTCAAGCACACTGAAGTGCATTTCCAACGATGGAAGGTCATCTTCATGGTAGATCTTTCGTGTCACGTCAACCCCCAGTTTTCTCAACGTCTCTCTAAACACTTTCTCTTCTTTGCCTATCCAGGGCCTTGAGCTGCACAGCACTTGGTATGGAGTCACATGGATATAAGCTTTGATATCGCACTGTCGAAATGATTTCAAGATAACTTCCTTGGTTACCCATGTATTAGATCCACCGGAGTGACCACCATCCAACCAGTACATAGCCTTTATTCTATGGACAAGCGCGATGACGTCATCATCAGGCTGGACCTCTAGTGCCTTGATAGCATAGAGAAACTGGTTGAGAACAACACAACCTTTGCTGAATCCAATTAGCACCAGCGGGAGATCCAGTACGCCTGTGGCAATAGGGTCATACTTTGCcttgtttgttttgttgttcaGCCTTACAGACAGGCTGTTGAGTAGAGCAAGTAGGTGCTCCAACGCAGTAATGCTGAATTCATGAGTTGGTGCCCCCATGTCGTTGCCCTCAACAAAGTTGTCATAGCAGCTGAATGTGAGGTACTGAAGCCTGTTTGGCCTTACAACGATGCAGTGGGCACTGGGGAAGTGCTTTCCCAttaatgtggccatgttgtcaagGTTCCACTGGACATATCGCCTGTTGTCACGATGCTTCATCATCGCCTCTGGGAAGTCCTGCAGGTATGTTTAGAAGGCACATTATGTAAAAGATTAAACTGCGAAATGCCACGCTAGGAAATGACTACAACATACTGCTGGTTTTACGCTACTGACTAAATATACGCCATTAAAATTAAAAATAGGCGTCAGCGCCAACAACTCCTAAAGTCAAGACGAGGCCACAACCCCGCACTGAGCTGGGAGCATGGTTCTCATGTGAAGGGTTCTACTGACGCATCAGGAGTATGGCAAGTCTGCCGGCCAATGGCTtggctaggtcgtctggcacccggggcccataggtctacTGTCACCCCcttccccgggtgtagccggcggaaagaggggtgtcttcagacgtatacgacacccccccccccccctcactggccccttgcacccggggcccacggccccccggccccccctgttgctacgccactgctgccgGCCCCGATTTATTACAGGCAGCTTACAACAGATGAACGTCTTGAGTTATTGGATGCAAGATTCGTAAGCTGACACCCACGCTTGACCACACAACGCAACTTCAGGTCATCGCAAAATTGGACGAAACTTTGTACACTTCGAAAATAGGTTCTCCTAGATCACTAGAAAGCTAGCGACAAACGCACAACATACCGCTCAAAAGTGGGTCAGGCTGCACACACGTACACATCAAAAAAGAATGCACTGAAAGACGCAAAAGTGCAAAGGAAACGAAACGCCACTATTACTGCATTACCAACTTACCTGTATGTCGCCACCAAAGAAAACCACAACTTGGTTTCCGTCTCCCGTCTTCTCTGGCGACTTTAGTACCAGATCATTAAACTTCCCCGTACAGCCTTCTACTTTTTCAAACCTTTCAGCGGAAGATCGCGCGCAAGTGTCCGTTGTTGCCGACATAGTAAAGGCGCTAAACGATTGGGAAAGGGACCTGCTAAATAAATTGGCCAGCAGCCACAGTGAACGTCTGCACATATCAAAACTTTTGAATACGAACAAATGACCAGCGACTGCGCTTAAGTTATATCCCTATGCTGCCCATCTAAATATAGCACAGGTGTCAGCTCTGTATATTAAAGCCGCTCCATCAAAGTGGTTCGGTAAGGCTAAAGCAGACTAACTATTTCATCGTATTACGCTGAACCAGCTGAACACGAACATGGAGATTAAAACGTACACATGCGTGCTTCCATTTTAGAAGGCTGGTCACGATGGCGATGGATTCCTTCACCGTACGAACAACTCCGAAACCTAGATCAAAGCCTAGATCGACCGAGAAAACCGTTCCTTGGGCTACCATATGAGTACATATATAGTGCCTTAGAAGATCATGACGTAAAAAAAAACGCCATGCTGCATAAATTCCAGCAATTTTGCTGGAGCTGCCCAAAACCACTTGCCAAGACATACAAAACTGCTCAAGAGCTGAAGGGCCGGACAGTGGAAGGCGGCAAATTTGATCTATCAACTTTCAATTCACAAGATTCGTGTTTCATCTGCTAAGTGCCTTCTCACAAGAGGCACAAGTT comes from the Dermacentor variabilis isolate Ectoservices chromosome 2, ASM5094787v1, whole genome shotgun sequence genome and includes:
- the LOC142572613 gene encoding mitochondrial protein C2orf69, which codes for MCRRSLWLLANLFSRSLSQSFSAFTMSATTDTCARSSAERFEKVEGCTGKFNDLVLKSPEKTGDGNQVVVFFGGDIQDFPEAMMKHRDNRRYVQWNLDNMATLMGKHFPSAHCIVVRPNRLQYLTFSCYDNFVEGNDMGAPTHEFSITALEHLLALLNSLSVRLNNKTNKAKYDPIATGVLDLPLVLIGFSKGCVVLNQFLYAIKALEVQPDDDVIALVHRIKAMYWLDGGHSGGSNTWVTKEVILKSFRQCDIKAYIHVTPYQVLCSSRPWIGKEEKVFRETLRKLGVDVTRKIYHEDDLPSLEMHFSVLEEFKETG